One genomic region from Pseudomonadota bacterium encodes:
- a CDS encoding FG-GAP repeat protein — translation MKKLFLLLQLILCIVVFSSPVSGSTIFGPKTYTRSIGQTTVYTDTFQFSAGEALFTVENGSWNGEHRVDNQVSSATVSVNGIEIFRPSDFNQNVHLLETVLNLNSENTIVVELNGAPEGYLSISVFCQAETPSIALSAEQASIYTGEATTLEWNSTNAVSVSIEPAIGSVDLSGSISVSPLETTIYTISAVGPCETVTDQTTINVSDPPQPPTVLMSADPMTIYNGESAVLSWSSTNAETVSIDNGIGNVQVAGSLSVNPIVTTAYAISASGPGGTETATVIVEVLELNAEPTVTIIEPNNMQDIADAGFIIQWMDDAPVGNATVSLFYDVDNQGMDGKLIVAGINAELDGVGDEYFWDTSQISNGAFYVYAIIDDDVNEPVVAYSEYPVTVYHKSACLGAEKIVENYSKWLGYSGAMSGEYAIVGAPYSGSRYAYGKAYIYKNEAQGWVKKSELTPNDLKNHFTFGKSVAMDGDYAVVGADGEYSSYVTYVIGAAYVYKRDGENWVETAKLIPHDSSLRDKFGRTVAISGDYIFVGSLGNAFSVYVFKREGENWVEQTELFASDAVPGDQFGSSISISGDYAVIGAPSRDEEGVWNAGAVYVFKRDENGWHEQEKITLSNPKESDGFGSSLAIEGNTLIVGKGARNESGDDPYIAYVFKNDSTQWVEQARLSYKQKTSLMRSAHAVSISGDTAVIGIYDEENGSGAGAINVYKRYGDIWEDHLKITSCDGAPGNRFGTSVSISGDNIMVGAPHLYPLYDLNNGAIYFYDVPKVTVRIEADNEMIGFGESAILSWDSVNAESCVIIPDIGSVPPNGSVTITPSESIIYSIVAISPDGKATSNVKISVGPVKLKPARGVSLDRFGKAVAISENYAIIGADGGYSTLPGSAFIYKRDGYKWIEQAELKASDPNEEGEFGTVVDIDGDYAIVGAHKYENNSLIDSGAAYIFKREGESWAQHAKLLPDDNNQVDYFGNAVAISGEYAVVGAQGNKDDGYGGSVYVFKRKDDAWIEHTKLLPPDTDLVYNFGRSVSIDGDYVIVGSKNNNPYGGNAYIYKRDGWQWTRVARLEPSLESSVNYGDSVSINGDYAIVGDYNNNQYGENVSAYIYKREGESWAETARIPTSYHKDFAYSFRVSLYDDLAVIGSGYLDPEGLGNAGAAGDSDNGGGAGAAYIFPIPEVYVDLDAGPPITPTGEATLSWHSIQADSCFIEPEIGIVPCNGTLAISISDTTTYTIHASGPLGESTSSTTVTLGPVPPEAHITASSLILFGGESTTLSWNWSEGDTATIDNGIGEVPASGSLTVTPIETTIYTLSATGSGGIAKNSVTVLVLYPPDISITADPMDIMQGEPAYLSWSIEDAYTAEFTQSYGWSSIYVWSREARVYPTQTMIYTISAIGRGGSTTDSITVNVRPSPPEIVFFNAQPTKVVLGNRAWLGWEVKYATTTSIDNGIGIVPSYTRRDVLPLETTTYTLTASGPGGEVSSSVTIEVVSPPTASISATPSTIFNGESATLVWSASNVDTVTIEPGIGIITADSSTVIAPTQTTTYTITATNIAGTAQETVTVTSIDPNAFRVEIETPLDGEIIDRPNISVKGTIYNGGSDEIGVTVNSIPALVSGDQYIANRVILEEGENVITVQAEMADGSISDKSITVFYQPGGDYIRLISTMESGIAPFETSLIVRGNFGFAGAPTITDSGPGAVEYLPETEEDTFKVRMTIPGVYTFTVEAVDELGDPYTDSASVLVMDKAELDILLKAKWDGMKAALAGGDIETGLAHFVEKARDQYSGMFNALAVQLPQIVSEMQPIEMIYTEDNRAEYRINRIHDINGSPVIITYYIYFTLDEKGLWKIESF, via the coding sequence ATGAAAAAACTATTTTTATTACTCCAATTGATTTTATGCATTGTTGTATTTAGTTCACCGGTATCTGGAAGCACAATATTTGGACCAAAGACATACACGAGATCAATCGGACAAACAACTGTCTATACAGATACATTTCAATTTTCCGCTGGTGAGGCATTATTTACTGTCGAGAATGGCAGCTGGAATGGCGAACATCGTGTTGATAATCAAGTAAGCAGCGCCACTGTTAGTGTAAATGGAATTGAAATATTTCGCCCAAGTGATTTCAACCAGAACGTACACCTTCTAGAAACTGTATTAAACCTCAATTCAGAAAACACCATCGTTGTGGAATTGAATGGTGCACCGGAAGGCTATCTCTCAATTAGTGTTTTTTGCCAGGCTGAAACGCCCAGCATAGCATTGTCGGCTGAACAAGCTTCAATTTACACCGGGGAAGCAACAACTCTGGAATGGAATTCCACTAACGCTGTCTCTGTCAGTATAGAACCGGCAATTGGTTCTGTCGATTTAAGCGGATCAATATCTGTAAGCCCCCTCGAAACTACAATATATACAATATCTGCGGTGGGACCTTGCGAAACAGTTACAGACCAAACCACTATTAATGTAAGCGATCCGCCCCAGCCTCCCACGGTTTTAATGAGTGCCGATCCCATGACAATTTATAACGGTGAGTCGGCGGTTTTATCATGGAGTTCAACGAATGCCGAGACAGTAAGTATTGATAACGGCATAGGGAATGTTCAAGTTGCGGGATCATTGTCAGTTAATCCTATAGTCACAACAGCATATGCTATCTCAGCCTCCGGTCCTGGGGGTACAGAAACAGCAACAGTGATCGTAGAAGTTTTGGAATTGAATGCGGAGCCAACTGTAACCATAATTGAACCAAATAATATGCAGGATATTGCTGACGCGGGATTTATAATTCAATGGATGGATGATGCCCCTGTCGGTAACGCAACGGTTTCGCTTTTCTATGATGTAGATAATCAGGGAATGGATGGAAAACTCATTGTTGCCGGGATAAACGCCGAGCTTGATGGTGTCGGAGATGAATACTTCTGGGACACCTCACAGATATCAAATGGTGCTTTTTATGTTTATGCAATTATTGACGACGATGTCAACGAACCGGTTGTTGCCTATTCTGAATATCCCGTAACCGTGTACCATAAGTCTGCATGTCTCGGCGCAGAAAAAATTGTTGAAAATTATTCAAAATGGTTGGGTTATTCGGGTGCCATGAGTGGTGAATATGCCATCGTTGGGGCACCATATTCCGGTTCTAGGTATGCCTATGGCAAAGCATATATCTATAAAAATGAAGCTCAAGGTTGGGTCAAGAAAAGCGAGCTAACTCCCAATGATTTAAAAAATCATTTTACATTCGGTAAATCAGTTGCAATGGATGGTGATTATGCTGTTGTAGGTGCTGATGGGGAATATAGTTCATATGTAACATATGTAATAGGTGCAGCATATGTATATAAACGAGATGGAGAAAACTGGGTTGAAACCGCCAAGCTCATACCGCATGATTCTTCTCTTCGGGACAAATTCGGGAGAACAGTGGCAATCAGCGGTGATTATATTTTTGTCGGTAGTTTAGGGAATGCTTTTTCAGTATATGTGTTCAAGCGAGAAGGAGAAAATTGGGTTGAACAAACTGAGTTGTTTGCAAGCGATGCCGTACCTGGCGATCAATTTGGTAGCTCCATTTCAATCAGCGGTGATTATGCGGTTATTGGGGCACCAAGCAGGGATGAAGAAGGTGTATGGAATGCTGGTGCTGTATATGTATTCAAGCGCGACGAGAATGGATGGCATGAGCAGGAAAAAATAACTTTAAGTAACCCTAAAGAATCAGATGGCTTCGGAAGTTCATTGGCAATTGAAGGTAATACCTTAATTGTAGGAAAAGGTGCGCGAAACGAAAGTGGCGATGACCCCTATATAGCGTATGTTTTTAAGAATGACAGCACTCAATGGGTTGAACAGGCTCGACTGAGTTATAAACAGAAGACGAGTTTAATGCGTTCTGCTCATGCAGTTTCTATCAGTGGTGATACGGCGGTTATTGGTATATATGATGAAGAAAATGGCAGTGGCGCCGGGGCAATAAATGTCTATAAACGTTATGGAGACATATGGGAGGACCATTTAAAAATAACTTCTTGTGACGGCGCTCCTGGTAACCGGTTTGGAACCTCTGTGTCTATCAGCGGGGATAATATTATGGTTGGCGCCCCACACCTTTATCCTTTATATGATCTAAATAATGGAGCAATATATTTCTATGATGTGCCCAAGGTTACTGTCCGTATTGAAGCTGATAATGAAATGATAGGTTTTGGTGAGTCAGCAATATTATCTTGGGATTCAGTAAATGCCGAGTCATGTGTGATAATTCCTGATATTGGCAGCGTACCTCCCAACGGCTCGGTCACGATTACACCTTCAGAATCCATAATTTATTCGATAGTTGCTATCAGTCCTGACGGCAAAGCGACTTCCAATGTGAAAATAAGTGTAGGCCCTGTCAAGCTCAAGCCCGCTAGGGGTGTGTCGCTTGACAGGTTTGGCAAAGCCGTGGCAATTTCCGAAAATTATGCAATAATCGGAGCGGATGGGGGCTACTCGACTCTTCCTGGTTCGGCATTTATTTATAAACGCGACGGCTATAAATGGATCGAGCAGGCGGAACTTAAAGCAAGCGACCCTAACGAAGAAGGGGAATTTGGCACTGTTGTGGATATAGACGGCGACTATGCTATTGTCGGCGCCCATAAGTATGAAAACAATTCATTAATTGATTCAGGGGCGGCTTATATTTTTAAACGTGAAGGGGAAAGCTGGGCTCAGCACGCCAAACTTCTACCAGACGATAATAATCAAGTGGATTATTTTGGTAATGCGGTTGCGATTAGCGGGGAATATGCAGTAGTAGGCGCACAAGGCAATAAGGATGATGGTTATGGCGGGTCGGTTTATGTCTTTAAGCGAAAAGATGATGCCTGGATCGAACATACAAAACTTCTTCCGCCTGATACTGATCTTGTCTATAATTTTGGACGTTCCGTGTCCATTGACGGGGACTACGTCATAGTTGGTAGTAAAAATAATAATCCATATGGTGGGAATGCTTATATTTACAAGAGAGATGGTTGGCAATGGACTCGAGTAGCAAGGTTGGAGCCAAGTCTTGAAAGTAGTGTGAATTATGGCGATTCTGTTTCCATAAATGGTGATTATGCGATTGTTGGCGACTACAATAACAACCAATATGGGGAGAATGTATCAGCATATATTTACAAAAGAGAAGGTGAATCCTGGGCTGAAACTGCCCGAATACCCACAAGCTACCACAAAGATTTTGCTTATAGCTTCAGGGTTTCACTGTATGATGATCTTGCGGTTATCGGTTCCGGATATCTTGATCCTGAAGGGTTGGGTAATGCGGGGGCTGCGGGAGATAGTGACAATGGTGGGGGGGCTGGTGCTGCGTATATTTTTCCAATACCGGAAGTCTACGTAGATCTTGATGCAGGGCCACCTATAACTCCAACCGGCGAGGCGACCCTGTCCTGGCATTCGATTCAGGCGGATTCCTGTTTTATCGAACCAGAAATAGGGATTGTCCCATGTAACGGCACTCTCGCTATTTCAATTTCTGATACAACCACCTACACCATTCATGCCTCCGGTCCACTTGGAGAATCAACATCATCAACAACAGTAACTCTCGGCCCCGTGCCTCCGGAAGCCCATATTACAGCTTCGTCGTTAATACTTTTCGGGGGAGAATCAACCACTCTTTCCTGGAATTGGTCTGAGGGTGATACAGCTACTATTGATAATGGAATAGGCGAAGTTCCGGCAAGCGGATCTCTTACAGTTACTCCCATTGAAACGACTATATATACTTTGTCGGCAACAGGTTCGGGGGGAATAGCTAAAAACAGCGTGACGGTATTGGTGTTGTACCCCCCTGATATCAGTATTACTGCTGACCCTATGGACATTATGCAGGGAGAACCAGCATATTTATCTTGGTCTATCGAGGATGCTTATACTGCGGAATTTACACAATCATATGGTTGGTCATCTATATATGTCTGGAGTAGAGAAGCAAGGGTATATCCCACTCAGACAATGATTTATACAATTTCAGCTATTGGTAGAGGAGGATCAACTACTGATAGTATAACTGTCAATGTCCGACCGAGCCCCCCCGAAATAGTTTTTTTTAATGCCCAGCCCACAAAAGTGGTTTTAGGCAATAGAGCATGGTTAGGTTGGGAAGTAAAATATGCAACAACGACTTCTATTGATAATGGGATAGGGATTGTGCCTAGTTATACAAGAAGAGATGTTCTTCCATTAGAAACTACAACATATACATTAACAGCTTCAGGTCCAGGGGGTGAGGTATCATCAAGTGTGACGATCGAGGTTGTCTCACCGCCGACAGCATCTATTTCAGCCACCCCCTCAACAATATTCAACGGTGAATCGGCAACTCTTGTTTGGTCAGCATCCAACGTAGATACCGTGACCATTGAACCGGGAATCGGCATTATTACTGCCGATAGCTCGACGGTAATTGCGCCAACCCAGACGACTACCTACACCATCACTGCGACAAATATTGCGGGAACGGCACAGGAAACAGTAACTGTTACCTCAATTGATCCTAATGCCTTCAGGGTGGAGATTGAAACCCCATTAGACGGCGAGATTATTGACAGGCCGAATATTTCCGTCAAGGGTACGATTTATAATGGGGGTAGTGATGAAATCGGAGTAACGGTGAACAGCATACCTGCCTTGGTCAGTGGCGACCAATACATTGCCAATCGGGTTATTCTTGAAGAAGGCGAGAATGTGATTACGGTGCAGGCGGAAATGGCGGATGGATCGATTTCAGACAAATCAATTACGGTTTTCTACCAGCCCGGTGGGGATTACATTAGACTCATCTCAACAATGGAATCAGGCATTGCGCCGTTTGAGACCAGTTTGATTGTCCGCGGCAACTTCGGTTTTGCCGGTGCTCCAACAATCACTGACTCAGGGCCGGGAGCAGTTGAGTATTTACCCGAGACTGAGGAGGACACATTTAAGGTGCGGATGACTATACCTGGCGTCTACACCTTTACTGTTGAGGCGGTGGATGAATTGGGTGATCCTTATACAGACTCGGCATCAGTTCTAGTAATGGATAAAGCCGAGCTTGATATTCTTCTCAAGGCCAAATGGGATGGGATGAAAGCAGCGTTGGCGGGGGGTGATATTGAAACCGGTCTGGCTCACTTTGTCGAAAAAGCCCGTGATCAATACAGTGGGATGTTTAATGCTCTTGCTGTTCAACTGCCGCAGATCGTCTCAGAAATGCAACCGATTGAAATGATCTATACTGAGGACAATCGAGCGGAATACAGGATTAACAGGATTCATGATATAAATGGCTCTCCTGTAATCATAACATACTATATCTATTTTACCCTTGACGAGAAAGGTCTCTGGAAGATTGAGAGTTTCTAA
- a CDS encoding DUF86 domain-containing protein codes for MKKDSVYLHHILDSIEKIETYSRVGRETFMSTSHWQDAIIRNLEIIGEAVKRLSEDFKSNNPEIIWRDIAGLRDILIHQYMGVDLNTVWNVIENNLPELKQVILNNLKS; via the coding sequence ATGAAAAAGGATTCCGTTTATCTTCATCACATCCTCGACTCTATTGAAAAGATAGAGACCTATTCCCGTGTCGGTAGAGAAACTTTCATGTCAACATCTCATTGGCAGGATGCAATTATCAGAAATTTAGAGATTATCGGAGAAGCGGTAAAACGATTAAGTGAAGACTTTAAAAGCAATAATCCAGAAATAATCTGGAGAGATATTGCCGGTCTCCGGGATATTCTCATCCATCAATATATGGGTGTGGACCTGAATACGGTCTGGAATGTAATCGAGAACAACCTTCCGGAATTAAAACAAGTCATTCTCAATAACCTGAAATCATAA
- a CDS encoding nucleotidyltransferase family protein, with amino-acid sequence MNLMKILQNKKEEILSIAQSHGAISLRLFGSLARGDDHPESDIDFLVEMEPGRSLLDLIAMKHEIEDLIHKKVDVLTEQALSPYIRKDVLRDSIAL; translated from the coding sequence ATGAATTTGATGAAAATTCTACAAAATAAAAAAGAAGAAATTTTATCTATCGCTCAATCTCATGGTGCAATTTCATTAAGGCTATTTGGCTCATTGGCACGGGGTGATGATCACCCGGAAAGTGATATTGACTTTTTGGTTGAGATGGAGCCAGGAAGATCCCTTCTCGATCTTATTGCCATGAAACATGAAATTGAAGATCTCATCCATAAGAAGGTGGATGTTCTCACAGAACAAGCACTCTCTCCTTATATCAGAAAGGATGTCCTCCGAGACTCTATTGCCTTATGA
- a CDS encoding N-acetylmuramoyl-L-alanine amidase — MTQPVISLQSRLLCLLIPLLAACILLADPATSTAKDNLSQQYRQAKSSFNKLVKDTKQSRSRVEWLQGIHNFRQVYLADPDDQHAPSSLFMMARMYRTMYSWSNNPLDLGEALAYYEDVASLFSGHRLADDSLYAVGEIYLDDKKDSDHAARVFAKIVALYPDGDMAQTAAAQLKKLQPSTRQNLSADEMLQMLDSSSKISPSGVEKASLQPLRFWSNEDYTRVVIETTSPVVFKDYMLNKDQNHSKRLFIDLENCQIPDNFQATVPIQDGLIQQARSSQYSADNVRVVLDAQSIGDYKIFSLKEPFRVVIDVRGTKKVEKENQEKIQSTQPLSIARQLGLGINRVIIDPGHGGKDCGAISPSGLKEKDVVLKIAKKVAGFLKSEIGSEVVLTRDSDIFVPLEERTAIANSRNGDLFISIHVNAAPSSDVKGIETYFLDLTSNAEAMKLAARENATSAGQMSNLQAILMDLIQNSKIQESAKLAEYIQDNMVTGLNSHYPNITNLGVKRAPFIVLVGAQMPSILVEISFLSNPEEEKRLKSDKYLSTVAENIVSGINQYVTHLNMANLMLK; from the coding sequence ATGACACAGCCCGTCATCTCTTTACAATCCCGTCTCCTTTGCCTGCTGATCCCGTTGTTAGCTGCCTGCATTCTACTGGCAGATCCGGCAACATCCACTGCAAAAGACAATTTAAGTCAACAGTATCGCCAGGCAAAATCCTCTTTCAACAAACTGGTAAAAGATACAAAACAATCGCGCTCACGGGTGGAATGGCTTCAGGGGATACACAATTTCAGACAGGTCTATCTTGCCGACCCGGATGATCAGCATGCACCTTCTTCGCTTTTCATGATGGCCAGAATGTACCGCACCATGTACTCCTGGTCGAACAACCCCCTGGACCTGGGCGAGGCCCTTGCCTACTATGAAGACGTGGCCTCGCTTTTTTCCGGGCACCGGCTTGCGGACGACTCCCTCTATGCGGTGGGGGAAATTTATCTCGATGACAAAAAAGACAGTGACCATGCCGCCCGGGTCTTTGCAAAAATAGTTGCCCTCTACCCGGATGGAGATATGGCACAGACCGCGGCTGCACAGCTTAAAAAACTGCAACCAAGCACACGCCAGAACCTATCCGCCGATGAAATGCTGCAAATGCTCGACAGCTCGTCAAAAATCTCCCCATCCGGTGTGGAAAAAGCATCTTTGCAGCCCCTGCGATTCTGGTCAAACGAGGATTATACCCGGGTAGTAATTGAAACCACATCTCCGGTTGTTTTTAAAGATTACATGCTCAATAAAGACCAGAACCATTCAAAACGCCTGTTCATCGACCTTGAAAATTGTCAAATCCCTGATAATTTCCAAGCGACCGTTCCCATCCAGGATGGTCTGATACAGCAGGCCCGCAGTTCGCAATATTCTGCCGACAATGTCCGGGTTGTGCTTGATGCCCAGTCAATCGGCGATTATAAAATTTTCAGCTTGAAAGAGCCGTTCCGCGTGGTGATCGATGTTCGCGGAACAAAGAAGGTTGAAAAAGAAAATCAAGAAAAAATCCAGTCCACTCAGCCATTATCCATTGCACGACAGCTTGGCCTTGGCATCAACCGGGTAATCATTGATCCGGGCCATGGCGGAAAAGACTGCGGCGCCATAAGCCCCAGTGGTCTCAAGGAAAAAGATGTTGTGCTCAAAATTGCCAAAAAAGTCGCTGGTTTTCTTAAATCAGAAATCGGCTCTGAAGTTGTTCTCACGCGGGACAGCGACATTTTTGTTCCTCTGGAAGAGCGTACCGCCATTGCCAACAGCAGGAACGGCGACCTGTTTATCTCCATCCATGTGAATGCTGCACCCTCAAGCGATGTCAAAGGAATCGAAACCTATTTCCTCGATCTCACTTCAAACGCCGAAGCCATGAAACTTGCCGCCCGTGAAAACGCTACATCAGCAGGCCAGATGAGCAATCTGCAGGCAATCCTCATGGACCTTATCCAAAATTCAAAGATACAGGAGTCGGCAAAACTTGCTGAATACATTCAGGATAATATGGTGACCGGCCTCAACAGCCATTACCCGAACATCACCAACCTGGGCGTAAAAAGAGCGCCGTTCATCGTCCTGGTCGGTGCCCAGATGCCTTCCATCCTTGTCGAGATCTCCTTTCTCTCGAACCCGGAGGAAGAAAAACGCCTGAAAAGCGATAAATACCTCTCAACCGTTGCTGAAAATATCGTTTCCGGAATTAATCAATACGTCACCCACCTCAACATGGCAAACCTCATGTTAAAGTAA
- the mutS gene encoding DNA mismatch repair protein MutS produces MSKAPQITPMMRQYLDIKEQHQDAILFYRLGDFYEMFFDDAKTASRVLGITLTSRSGKDDANRVPLCGVPHHAASGYLAKLVNAGFKVAVCEQVEDPKTATGVVKREVVRVITPGLVTDDQILDDKSNRYLAAVCLKTTWGLSILDLSTGEFLVTERQGMDELLDELQRMAPSELLLEETIDEKNAAAFSVALPEICLTRRPATIFQRDNAKETLLDHFKTANLAGFGCEHMKSGVAAAGALLAYLHETQKTDLSHVEKIAPFDIADAMKLDEASRRNLELTQTIVGARREGTLLATLDQTRTPMGARLLKKSLFFPLQNIDAINNRLDAVEHLYTETAFRESLREMLGKVYDLERLNSRIVLGSGNARDLTALKSSLAQLPMLKNSLAGCVGLLGEIHDHIDELADIHELLETSIREDAPITIRDGGLIKAGHDAELDEIISILKDGKSLIASLEASEKKRTGINNLKVGFNRVFGYYLEVSKGQLANVPDYFIRKQTLVNAERFITPELKEFEEKVSGAQEKRLDLEYRLFSAIREKTAQQSSRILQTASCIARIDFYSCLAEVARKRKYIKPTVNDGDEIIIREGRHPVIELSLPMGRFVPNDTHLDQTSNEVLIITGPNMAGKSTVLRQTALIVLMAQMGSFVPAEAATIGVVDRIFTRVGAMDNLRMGQSTFMVEMNETANILNNATDRSLVILDEIGRGTSTFDGLSIAWAVAEDLVNKNGKGVKTIFATHYHELTDLAATSPRVKNYNIAVREWNDTIIFLHKLMPGGTNRSYGIQVAALAGVPQRVVSRAKELLHNIEQGEFNKNCAPRISPSKGQTAGHPNQLNLFPGKQDPLRKRLEQIQPDRLSPLDALTLIYELKELHNDD; encoded by the coding sequence ATGTCCAAAGCACCCCAGATAACCCCGATGATGCGTCAATACCTGGATATAAAGGAACAACACCAGGACGCTATTCTTTTCTACAGGCTGGGCGATTTCTATGAAATGTTTTTTGACGATGCCAAAACAGCATCCCGGGTTCTCGGCATCACCCTTACCTCCCGCAGCGGCAAAGACGATGCAAACCGGGTGCCGCTCTGCGGCGTGCCCCATCATGCCGCAAGCGGCTATCTTGCCAAGCTGGTCAATGCCGGATTCAAGGTGGCGGTCTGCGAACAGGTGGAAGATCCGAAAACCGCAACAGGCGTGGTCAAGCGGGAAGTAGTCCGGGTAATCACCCCGGGCCTGGTCACCGACGACCAGATCCTCGATGACAAGAGCAACCGCTATCTTGCGGCGGTCTGCCTTAAAACCACCTGGGGATTGAGTATTCTTGATCTCTCCACCGGTGAATTTCTGGTTACCGAACGGCAGGGTATGGACGAGTTGCTGGACGAACTGCAACGCATGGCGCCGTCAGAACTCCTTTTGGAAGAGACAATTGATGAAAAAAATGCAGCCGCCTTTTCCGTGGCATTACCGGAGATCTGCCTGACCAGACGGCCGGCCACCATTTTCCAACGGGACAATGCCAAAGAGACCCTCCTTGATCATTTTAAAACCGCAAACCTGGCCGGTTTCGGCTGTGAGCATATGAAATCAGGGGTGGCCGCAGCCGGCGCGCTGCTTGCCTATCTCCATGAAACCCAGAAAACCGATCTCTCCCATGTGGAAAAGATTGCACCATTTGATATTGCTGATGCAATGAAGCTCGATGAAGCCTCGCGGCGCAATCTGGAACTCACCCAGACCATAGTCGGAGCAAGACGCGAAGGGACCCTGCTGGCCACCCTGGATCAAACCAGAACCCCCATGGGCGCCAGACTCCTGAAAAAGAGCCTGTTCTTCCCTTTACAGAATATCGATGCGATAAATAACCGCCTTGATGCGGTGGAACATCTCTATACCGAGACCGCCTTCCGGGAATCGTTGCGGGAAATGCTCGGCAAGGTTTATGATCTTGAACGACTTAACAGCCGCATCGTGCTTGGCAGCGGCAATGCCCGCGACCTCACCGCCCTTAAATCATCGCTGGCGCAACTGCCCATGCTGAAAAACTCCCTTGCAGGATGCGTTGGCCTCCTGGGGGAAATTCACGACCACATTGATGAATTAGCCGATATCCATGAGCTGCTGGAAACAAGCATCCGCGAAGACGCGCCAATAACAATCCGTGACGGCGGCCTGATCAAGGCCGGCCACGATGCTGAACTTGATGAGATCATCTCAATCCTCAAAGACGGCAAGAGCCTGATCGCCTCCCTTGAGGCGTCAGAAAAAAAACGTACCGGCATCAATAATCTCAAGGTCGGCTTCAACCGGGTTTTCGGCTATTATCTCGAGGTCAGCAAGGGCCAGCTTGCCAACGTCCCGGATTATTTCATCCGCAAACAGACCCTGGTAAATGCCGAACGCTTTATCACCCCGGAACTCAAAGAATTCGAAGAAAAAGTTTCCGGGGCTCAGGAAAAACGGCTTGACCTTGAATACCGTTTGTTCTCGGCAATCCGCGAAAAAACCGCCCAACAGAGCTCGCGGATCCTGCAAACCGCATCCTGCATCGCCAGAATTGATTTTTATTCGTGCCTTGCCGAGGTTGCCAGAAAACGGAAATACATTAAACCCACGGTGAACGACGGGGATGAAATCATCATCAGGGAAGGCCGTCATCCGGTGATCGAGCTCTCCTTGCCCATGGGCCGTTTTGTTCCCAACGACACCCATCTTGACCAGACCAGCAACGAGGTGTTGATTATCACCGGCCCCAACATGGCGGGGAAATCCACGGTTCTCAGACAAACGGCGCTCATCGTGCTCATGGCCCAGATGGGAAGTTTCGTCCCTGCCGAGGCCGCGACCATCGGCGTCGTGGACAGAATCTTCACCCGGGTGGGCGCTATGGACAACCTGCGCATGGGCCAGTCAACCTTTATGGTGGAGATGAACGAAACCGCAAACATCCTGAATAATGCAACGGACAGAAGCCTGGTTATCCTGGATGAAATCGGCCGGGGCACCAGCACCTTTGACGGATTATCGATTGCCTGGGCGGTTGCCGAGGACCTGGTGAATAAAAACGGTAAAGGGGTCAAAACCATTTTTGCAACCCATTACCACGAACTCACCGATCTCGCGGCAACCTCGCCGCGAGTAAAAAATTATAATATTGCCGTGCGCGAATGGAACGATACGATTATCTTTCTGCATAAACTCATGCCCGGCGGCACCAACAGAAGCTACGGCATCCAGGTGGCGGCCTTGGCCGGCGTTCCCCAACGGGTTGTCAGCCGCGCCAAGGAGCTGCTCCATAATATTGAACAGGGAGAATTCAACAAAAACTGCGCGCCGCGGATTTCCCCATCAAAGGGGCAGACCGCCGGGCATCCGAACCAGCTGAATCTTTTCCCCGGCAAACAGGACCCGCTGCGTAAACGCCTGGAGCAGATCCAACCGGACCGTTTATCGCCGCTTGACGCGCTCACCCTCATATATGAATTAAAAGAACTGCATAATGATGATTGA
- a CDS encoding HIT domain-containing protein: MKPLWTPWRMEYVLGKEGQKECIFDCAAEQRHDKQNLMLYRDRTTVVLMNRFPYANGHLLVAPARHIADICDLAPEENASLMGLLQQAVSIIRKHLNPAGINIGLNLGKTAGAGIAAHLHFHIVPRWEGDHNFMAVLADLKTIPEHIENTFDKLLPDFRRLLEKSD, encoded by the coding sequence ATGAAACCCTTGTGGACACCGTGGAGAATGGAGTATGTCCTTGGCAAAGAAGGCCAAAAGGAATGCATCTTTGATTGCGCAGCAGAGCAGCGACACGACAAGCAGAACCTCATGCTTTACCGGGACAGGACCACAGTGGTGCTGATGAATCGTTTTCCCTATGCCAACGGCCACCTGCTTGTCGCCCCGGCAAGGCATATAGCCGATATCTGCGATCTTGCCCCGGAAGAAAACGCCTCATTGATGGGCCTGCTGCAGCAAGCCGTTTCAATCATCAGAAAGCATTTGAACCCGGCTGGCATCAATATCGGCCTGAATCTCGGCAAAACAGCCGGGGCGGGAATTGCCGCCCATCTGCATTTCCACATCGTGCCGCGCTGGGAAGGGGATCATAATTTCATGGCAGTGCTTGCTGATCTTAAAACCATCCCCGAACATATTGAAAACACCTTTGACAAACTGCTGCCTGATTTCCGGCGGTTACTGGAAAAGAGCGATTAA